From the genome of Pseudoxanthomonas sp., one region includes:
- a CDS encoding phasin family protein: MNTQFNESFSQFTQQFAAAASRANRLALESAETVFGVQLKTFEKNIDATTAFFGELAETRDLEGYKTLWPKGMQVAKDNAERVVAASQEVFGLSLKTGEAFGQLVKTQFETATDNVQASVAKATKAAKAK; this comes from the coding sequence ATGAACACGCAATTCAACGAAAGCTTCAGCCAGTTCACGCAGCAGTTCGCCGCCGCCGCCTCGCGCGCCAACCGCCTGGCCCTGGAAAGCGCCGAGACCGTGTTCGGCGTGCAGCTGAAGACCTTCGAGAAGAACATCGACGCGACCACCGCCTTCTTCGGCGAGCTGGCCGAAACCCGCGACCTCGAGGGCTACAAGACCCTGTGGCCGAAGGGCATGCAGGTGGCCAAGGACAACGCCGAGCGCGTCGTCGCCGCCAGTCAGGAAGTGTTCGGCCTGAGCCTGAAGACCGGCGAGGCCTTCGGCCAGCTGGTGAAGACCCAGTTCGAGACCGCGACCGACAACGTCCAGGCCTCCGTGGCCAAGGCGACCAAGGCCGCGAAGGCGAAGTAA
- the queD gene encoding 6-carboxytetrahydropterin synthase QueD, with amino-acid sequence MDIFKVFTVEAAHRLPNVPEGHKCARLHGHSFRIELHLSGPVDPQAGWVMDFADVKAAFKPIYDQLDHHYLNDIPGLDNPTSERLAAWIWDRTKPVLPLLSAVVVHETCTSGSRYTGP; translated from the coding sequence ATGGACATCTTCAAGGTCTTCACCGTCGAAGCCGCCCACCGCCTGCCGAATGTGCCGGAAGGCCACAAGTGCGCGCGCCTGCACGGCCACTCGTTCCGCATCGAGCTGCACCTGTCCGGACCGGTCGATCCGCAGGCCGGCTGGGTGATGGACTTCGCCGACGTGAAGGCGGCCTTCAAGCCGATCTACGATCAGCTGGACCACCACTACCTCAACGACATCCCCGGCCTGGACAACCCCACCAGCGAGCGGCTGGCCGCATGGATCTGGGACCGCACCAAGCCGGTGCTGCCGCTGCTGAGCGCCGTGGTGGTACACGAAACCTGCACCTCGGGAAGCCGCTACACCGGCCCCTGA
- a CDS encoding DEAD/DEAH box helicase, translating to MTFETLGLAPALLRALDEQGYTQPTPIQEQAIPLALAGHDLLAGAQTGTGKTAAFGLPLIQYLATTPQEVAARGPRRPRALVLTPTRELAVQVHDSLRGYGKYLRIPSTTIYGGVGMGNQLDALRRGVDLVIACPGRLIDHLERRSVDLSGIEILVLDEADRMLDMGFLPSIKRILAKLPRQNRQTMLFSATFADPIRELALEFMHDPKQIQVTPKNTVAETITHRVHPVDGSRKRDLLLHLLAKDSRVQTLVFARTKHGSDKLATFLDKSGIKTAAIHGNKSQGARQRALSDFKAGRINVLVATDIAARGIDIDQLPQVINFDLPMVAEDYVHRIGRTGRNGSTGEAISLVAQDEAKYLRAIVRMLGRDVDLRDVPGFEPQTPIRWGNSAPGKADLPGGERTPRRHGPQKHARRPHSEAPRHAHAGPKKHGSGPRRDGGRPGGARQGQGQSRPAR from the coding sequence ATGACGTTCGAAACCCTGGGCCTTGCGCCCGCCCTGCTGCGCGCACTGGACGAACAGGGCTATACCCAGCCCACCCCCATCCAGGAACAGGCCATCCCGCTGGCCCTGGCCGGCCATGACCTGCTGGCCGGCGCCCAGACCGGCACCGGCAAGACCGCCGCGTTCGGCCTGCCGCTGATCCAGTACCTGGCCACCACCCCGCAGGAAGTCGCCGCCCGCGGCCCGCGCAGGCCGCGCGCCCTCGTGCTGACCCCGACCCGCGAGCTGGCCGTGCAGGTGCACGACAGCCTGCGCGGCTACGGCAAGTACCTGCGCATCCCCAGCACCACCATCTACGGCGGCGTCGGCATGGGCAACCAGCTGGACGCGCTGCGTCGTGGCGTGGACCTGGTGATCGCCTGCCCGGGCCGCCTGATCGACCACCTCGAACGCCGCAGCGTCGACCTCTCGGGCATCGAGATCCTGGTGCTGGACGAAGCCGACCGCATGCTCGACATGGGTTTCCTGCCTTCGATCAAGCGCATCCTCGCCAAGCTGCCCCGTCAGAATCGCCAGACCATGCTGTTCTCCGCGACCTTCGCCGATCCGATCCGCGAGTTGGCGCTGGAGTTCATGCACGACCCGAAGCAGATCCAGGTCACGCCGAAGAACACGGTGGCCGAGACGATCACCCACCGCGTCCACCCGGTCGACGGCAGCCGCAAGCGCGACCTGCTGCTGCACCTGCTGGCCAAGGACAGCCGCGTGCAGACGCTCGTGTTCGCCCGTACCAAGCACGGCAGCGACAAGCTGGCCACCTTCCTGGACAAGAGCGGGATCAAGACCGCCGCGATCCACGGCAACAAGTCGCAGGGTGCCCGCCAGCGCGCGCTCAGCGACTTCAAGGCCGGTCGCATCAACGTGCTGGTCGCCACCGACATCGCCGCACGCGGCATCGATATCGACCAGCTGCCGCAGGTCATCAACTTCGACCTGCCGATGGTGGCCGAGGACTATGTGCACCGCATCGGCCGCACCGGCCGCAATGGCTCGACCGGCGAGGCGATCTCGCTGGTGGCGCAGGATGAAGCCAAGTACCTGCGCGCCATCGTGCGCATGCTGGGCCGCGACGTGGACCTGCGCGACGTGCCGGGCTTCGAACCGCAGACGCCGATCCGCTGGGGCAACAGCGCCCCGGGCAAGGCCGACCTGCCGGGCGGCGAACGCACCCCGCGCCGCCATGGTCCGCAGAAGCATGCCCGTCGCCCGCACAGCGAGGCGCCTCGCCATGCCCACGCGGGCCCCAAGAAGCACGGCAGCGGCCCGCGTCGCGACGGCGGCCGCCCCGGCGGCGCACGCCAGGGTCAGGGCCAGTCGCGTCCCGCCCGCTGA
- a CDS encoding Crp/Fnr family transcriptional regulator, translating to MSSLRILRQNDAPVASAPTDGVVCQAARGCSGCLVRHLAVCAALPVSKAHAMEALADDTRLKAGEALVREGEPRRGVFTVTKGALRRIRLLPDGRRLVAGFLMPGDFIGFSGTSHYKHTIEAITDSTLCEFSMADMRSLCHDHPELERELLERACVELDATRGNLMALARLNPMERLAGFLVDMAQRRRRQGQDDSEVILPMTRTDIADYLGLTVETVSRSFTRLRQEASIATDDPHHVRLLDRNRLDALAEARV from the coding sequence ATGAGCAGCCTTCGCATCCTCCGCCAGAACGACGCTCCGGTCGCCAGCGCTCCTACCGACGGGGTGGTGTGCCAGGCCGCGCGCGGCTGCAGCGGTTGCCTGGTGCGGCACCTGGCGGTCTGTGCGGCCCTGCCGGTGTCCAAGGCCCACGCCATGGAAGCGCTGGCCGACGATACGCGGCTGAAGGCGGGCGAGGCGCTGGTGCGCGAGGGCGAGCCGCGGCGCGGCGTATTCACCGTCACCAAGGGCGCGCTGCGCCGGATCCGCCTGCTGCCCGACGGGCGCCGGCTGGTGGCCGGATTCCTGATGCCGGGCGACTTCATCGGGTTCTCCGGCACCTCGCACTACAAGCACACGATCGAGGCGATCACCGACAGTACCCTGTGCGAGTTCTCGATGGCCGACATGCGCAGCCTGTGCCATGACCATCCGGAGCTGGAGCGCGAACTGCTCGAGCGCGCCTGCGTGGAACTGGACGCGACCCGCGGCAACCTGATGGCGCTGGCCCGGCTCAACCCGATGGAACGGCTGGCCGGTTTCCTGGTCGACATGGCGCAGCGCCGCCGCCGCCAGGGGCAGGACGACAGCGAGGTCATCCTGCCGATGACGCGCACCGACATCGCCGACTACCTGGGCCTGACCGTGGAAACCGTCAGCCGTAGCTTCACCCGCCTGCGCCAGGAAGCCAGCATCGCCACCGACGACCCGCACCATGTGCGCCTGCTCGATCGCAACCGGCTGGACGCGCTGGCGGAAGCTCGGGTCTGA
- a CDS encoding phospholipase, giving the protein MRTETEILAQRQLVADLRASCQPDAHAQADALQARHYEEQMGLVSEDVYESARGGGESPVGWVRGSENLDLMRKHMPELAGMSNEQIREMLRPERSGFRAEIYLPDPAVLGPRYTPTVVFKGSNGEVLQADGTRRETGPEDFGANNFPQAIGLKTDYYDRAMRLADTLKNYGVRVDYAGHSLGGGLVSAAVAVSGERGTTFNAAGLHPDTARRFQQENPGVEIFNPHGLITAYQVRGEVLTDGLQNNVERMDVAQRRMLGAVLKETADLVQDVPQLKQAVTRQLQSTDMPMHARASVARFVDALADGDADRMLRDLPLSAGQVRTLDARSWQDGRLVQRPAEMPLDQVLALAGPALRAVRDVQAGAHLGHEAGEIVQGAGGIAQRTLDASGDAVRAVGAHTAQAASTVSEGIAWVSCTTGDALSEASAKARLAAGAVEARAVELQADITTSATAAGGVFWQGVANLAPAGSALERFADVRVDQTIAGNLQARDAAEADAHAARQEAIRDAAAIRAAAVDVCQLMETVHVTVDRTQRNTITGATAQVDDSLDQAGRKVKAVTDHAPAAGAVLGSTVATHASLNPIVNPAAAPNLAELARTLPQLSRHASAAAVEATERHLMASTVLPSLKADTDAMERESRQWLEAGKAPPQGSRGPFQDPHLNQAYAALMAGDGERLDRIALDFAKSEEGQRLMQGSDALHRQTPANALPDLHGQRAHAAQDMALSR; this is encoded by the coding sequence ATGCGGACTGAAACGGAAATCCTGGCCCAGCGGCAACTGGTCGCCGATCTGCGGGCAAGCTGCCAGCCCGATGCGCACGCGCAGGCAGATGCGTTGCAGGCGCGCCACTACGAGGAACAGATGGGCCTGGTGAGCGAGGACGTATACGAGTCCGCCCGTGGTGGGGGTGAATCTCCGGTGGGTTGGGTGCGGGGGAGCGAGAACCTCGATCTGATGCGCAAGCACATGCCCGAGTTGGCTGGCATGAGTAATGAGCAGATCAGGGAAATGCTTCGACCCGAACGATCAGGCTTCCGTGCCGAGATCTACCTGCCCGACCCTGCGGTGCTCGGCCCCCGCTACACGCCAACCGTGGTGTTCAAGGGGTCCAACGGCGAAGTACTGCAAGCCGACGGCACCCGCCGCGAGACCGGCCCCGAGGATTTCGGCGCCAACAACTTCCCGCAGGCCATCGGCTTGAAGACGGACTATTACGACCGCGCTATGCGCTTGGCAGACACCCTGAAGAACTATGGTGTTCGAGTCGACTACGCCGGTCATTCCCTCGGCGGCGGTCTCGTCTCGGCAGCGGTCGCGGTCAGCGGCGAACGCGGCACCACCTTCAACGCCGCCGGCCTGCATCCGGATACCGCACGCCGGTTCCAGCAAGAAAACCCCGGCGTGGAGATCTTCAACCCTCACGGGCTCATCACCGCCTATCAGGTGCGTGGTGAAGTACTGACCGATGGCCTGCAGAACAACGTCGAACGCATGGACGTGGCGCAGCGACGCATGCTGGGCGCAGTGCTGAAGGAGACGGCGGATCTGGTGCAGGACGTGCCGCAGTTGAAGCAGGCGGTGACGCGGCAGCTGCAGTCGACCGACATGCCCATGCACGCCCGCGCGTCGGTGGCCCGCTTCGTCGACGCGCTCGCCGACGGCGACGCCGACCGCATGCTGCGCGACCTGCCGCTGTCGGCCGGCCAGGTGCGCACGCTGGACGCACGCTCCTGGCAGGATGGCCGGCTCGTGCAGCGACCGGCGGAAATGCCGCTGGACCAGGTGTTGGCCCTGGCGGGGCCGGCATTGCGCGCGGTCCGCGACGTGCAGGCCGGCGCACATCTGGGCCACGAGGCCGGGGAGATCGTGCAGGGAGCAGGCGGTATCGCGCAGCGCACACTGGACGCCAGCGGCGACGCCGTGCGCGCGGTCGGCGCGCATACCGCCCAGGCCGCGTCCACGGTCAGCGAGGGCATCGCGTGGGTGTCCTGCACCACCGGCGACGCCCTGTCCGAGGCGTCCGCGAAAGCCCGCCTTGCGGCGGGCGCGGTGGAAGCGCGCGCCGTGGAACTGCAGGCGGACATCACGACGAGCGCCACCGCAGCCGGGGGCGTGTTCTGGCAGGGCGTGGCGAACCTGGCGCCGGCCGGCAGCGCGCTGGAGCGCTTCGCCGACGTTCGGGTGGATCAGACCATCGCCGGCAACCTGCAGGCCCGCGATGCGGCGGAAGCCGACGCGCATGCGGCGCGGCAGGAGGCGATCCGCGATGCGGCCGCTATCCGCGCGGCGGCGGTGGATGTCTGCCAGCTGATGGAAACGGTGCATGTCACCGTCGATCGCACCCAGCGCAACACGATCACGGGCGCCACCGCGCAGGTGGACGACTCGCTGGATCAGGCCGGGCGCAAGGTAAAGGCGGTCACGGACCATGCGCCGGCGGCCGGCGCTGTGCTGGGGAGCACGGTGGCGACGCATGCCAGTCTGAATCCGATCGTGAATCCCGCAGCGGCACCCAATCTCGCCGAGCTGGCAAGGACGCTGCCGCAGCTCTCCCGGCATGCGTCCGCCGCAGCGGTCGAGGCCACGGAGCGCCACCTGATGGCCTCCACGGTCCTGCCGAGCCTGAAGGCGGACACCGACGCGATGGAACGTGAATCGCGGCAGTGGCTGGAGGCGGGGAAGGCGCCCCCACAAGGCAGTCGGGGTCCGTTCCAGGACCCCCACCTCAACCAGGCCTACGCCGCGCTGATGGCGGGGGATGGGGAACGGCTTGATCGTATCGCGCTCGACTTTGCGAAATCAGAGGAAGGACAACGCCTGATGCAAGGGAGCGATGCGCTGCACAGGCAGACGCCGGCGAATGCCTTGCCGGACCTGCACGGGCAGCGCGCCCACGCGGCGCAGGACATGGCGCTCAGCCGATGA
- a CDS encoding ankyrin repeat domain-containing protein has product MSNGDAMRTDVFQRALGFCAALLLTACLQAPPTSQSFLDVEQSFPGNPKAQALAVAAERGDAREVRRLMKEEGVDPDTVFSPEGLPLLAWPILTGNPAGLEAMLENGADPNVAKPYPLPPDRTPRNNDNAMVWAAKADDPIYLQLLLDHGGDPDTRNVNNETLLLQARLMDNQWENVKLLVERGADVNARSQQRAFVNEYASLGGFMQTHWLLEHGATPDKHTIEAIFWRPTELEDPEWQRRCQQWLLQRGYQRPPMPDSYRRMREAFGFPTDEEDIPLL; this is encoded by the coding sequence ATGTCGAACGGTGATGCAATGAGAACGGATGTCTTCCAACGCGCACTGGGATTCTGCGCGGCACTGCTGCTGACCGCCTGCCTGCAGGCGCCGCCGACTTCGCAGTCGTTCCTGGACGTGGAGCAGTCCTTCCCCGGCAATCCCAAGGCGCAGGCCCTGGCAGTGGCGGCCGAGCGCGGCGATGCCCGCGAAGTCCGCCGGCTGATGAAGGAGGAAGGCGTCGACCCGGACACGGTCTTCAGCCCCGAAGGCCTGCCGCTGCTCGCCTGGCCGATCCTCACTGGCAACCCGGCCGGGCTGGAGGCGATGCTGGAGAACGGCGCCGATCCCAACGTGGCGAAACCCTATCCGTTGCCGCCCGACAGGACTCCAAGGAACAACGACAACGCGATGGTCTGGGCCGCCAAGGCCGATGATCCGATCTATCTCCAATTACTGCTGGATCATGGCGGCGATCCGGATACCCGCAATGTCAACAACGAAACGCTCCTGCTGCAGGCCCGCCTGATGGACAACCAGTGGGAGAACGTGAAGCTGCTGGTCGAACGCGGGGCGGATGTGAACGCACGGAGCCAGCAACGGGCGTTCGTCAATGAGTACGCGTCGCTGGGTGGGTTCATGCAAACGCATTGGCTGTTGGAGCATGGAGCGACCCCGGACAAACACACCATCGAAGCGATTTTCTGGCGTCCTACCGAACTTGAAGATCCGGAATGGCAACGCCGCTGCCAGCAATGGCTGCTCCAGCGCGGCTATCAGCGCCCCCCCATGCCCGACAGCTACCGCCGGATGCGAGAAGCCTTCGGCTTCCCGACTGACGAAGAGGACATCCCGTTGTTATGA
- a CDS encoding ankyrin repeat domain-containing protein: protein MVAANALTRTLVRAVVGFCAALLLTACLQAPPPTSQSFLDVEQSFPGNPKAQALAVAAERGDAREVRRLMKEEGVDPDTVFSPEGLPLLAWPILTGNPAGLKAMLENGADPNAAELHPLQHTTRFKGRIRNNAMVWAAKADDPIYLRLLLDHGGDPDTRNSNGETLLLQARLMGNQWENVKLLVKRGADVNAKSQGMAFVDEYAGPGGFMHTHWLLEHGARPEQYTIESIYWHPGDPNNPEWQRRCQQWLLQRGYQRPPMPDSYRRMREAFGFPTDEKDIALL, encoded by the coding sequence ATGGTGGCAGCCAACGCACTGACAAGGACGCTGGTCCGCGCCGTCGTCGGGTTCTGCGCGGCACTGCTGCTGACCGCCTGCCTGCAGGCGCCGCCGCCGACTTCGCAGTCGTTCTTGGACGTGGAGCAGTCCTTCCCCGGCAATCCCAAGGCCCAGGCCCTGGCAGTGGCGGCCGAGCGCGGCGATGCCCGCGAGGTCCGCCGGCTGATGAAGGAGGAAGGCGTCGACCCGGACACGGTCTTCAGCCCCGAAGGCCTGCCGCTGCTGGCCTGGCCGATCCTCACCGGCAACCCGGCCGGACTGAAGGCGATGCTGGAGAACGGCGCCGACCCCAATGCCGCCGAACTTCATCCCCTGCAGCACACGACGCGATTCAAGGGCCGGATACGAAACAACGCCATGGTCTGGGCGGCCAAGGCCGATGACCCGATCTACCTGCGGCTGCTGCTGGATCATGGCGGCGATCCGGATACGCGCAACAGCAATGGCGAAACCCTCCTGCTGCAGGCCCGCCTGATGGGCAACCAGTGGGAGAACGTGAAGCTGCTGGTCAAGCGTGGCGCGGATGTGAATGCCAAGAGTCAGGGCATGGCTTTCGTGGATGAATATGCTGGCCCGGGGGGGTTCATGCACACCCATTGGCTGCTGGAGCACGGGGCACGTCCGGAGCAGTACACCATCGAATCGATCTACTGGCACCCGGGCGATCCCAATAACCCGGAGTGGCAGCGCCGGTGCCAGCAATGGCTGCTCCAGCGCGGCTATCAGCGCCCCCCCATGCCCGACAGCTACCGCCGGATGCGCGAAGCCTTCGGCTTCCCGACCGACGAAAAGGACATCGCGTTGTTATGA
- the cydC gene encoding thiol reductant ABC exporter subunit CydC, giving the protein MSVQRNDEATNLRDVIARHRPRIALSVGLLLSTLLAGTALLGLSGHFLTAAALAGSAAIGFNFFGPSAGIRALTFVRILSRYGEKLLGHDVTLRIARDLRAWFFARALPRAPLALGRYRVGELMARLMADIDAVDGVLVRALGPLFALLALCLLAVAVTLMVLPLAGIVLLVALVLIAVLAPWLSARSVAALEQERASARMRLRAAVQEGIEGQQDLAAMDATSAWLVALDARSRDVAHWEDRRKQRLALATLAHAGVTALTLPAMLWVLMAAVHADRVGAASAGGLFFMTVAVLDACSAIAPSWQAWRAATVAAHRLQEVVAPATTEREVTGLQSPAAEGALELQDVVFAWPGTVRRVLDGASLRIAAGERVLVAGDSGEGKSSLLALVLGLRMPQAGRISFADDDLQSLEPAQWHARIAWLPQDAPVFSGSVRENLHLGDPEADDARLWQVLAQVKLDDRFRATGLDTWVGENGATLSAGQSRRLALARALLRDAPLLLLDEPTEGLDQDTADALIRDLADAANGRSVLIISHAELPDGVVNTRYRLRDGRLERCPKTCSATA; this is encoded by the coding sequence GTGAGCGTGCAGCGGAACGACGAAGCGACGAACCTGCGCGACGTGATCGCACGGCATCGCCCGCGCATCGCGCTGTCGGTCGGATTGTTGCTGTCGACGCTGCTGGCCGGCACCGCGCTGCTCGGCCTGTCCGGACACTTCCTGACCGCCGCCGCACTGGCCGGCAGCGCCGCGATCGGCTTCAACTTCTTCGGCCCGTCCGCCGGCATCCGCGCACTGACCTTCGTGCGCATCCTGTCGCGCTACGGCGAGAAGCTGCTCGGCCACGACGTGACCCTGCGGATCGCGCGCGACCTGCGCGCATGGTTCTTCGCGCGCGCCCTGCCGCGGGCGCCGCTGGCGCTCGGCCGGTACCGGGTCGGCGAACTGATGGCGCGGCTGATGGCGGACATCGACGCGGTCGATGGCGTGCTGGTGCGCGCACTCGGGCCCTTGTTCGCGCTGCTGGCGCTGTGCCTGCTTGCGGTCGCGGTGACACTGATGGTGCTGCCGCTTGCCGGCATCGTGCTGCTGGTCGCACTGGTGCTGATCGCGGTGCTTGCGCCGTGGCTGTCCGCGCGCAGCGTCGCCGCGCTGGAACAGGAACGCGCGAGCGCCCGCATGCGCCTGCGGGCCGCCGTGCAGGAAGGCATCGAAGGTCAGCAGGACCTGGCGGCGATGGACGCGACATCGGCGTGGCTGGTGGCGCTGGATGCACGCAGCCGCGACGTTGCCCATTGGGAGGACCGGCGCAAGCAGCGGCTCGCCCTCGCCACCCTGGCCCATGCCGGGGTGACCGCGCTGACGCTGCCGGCGATGCTGTGGGTGCTGATGGCGGCGGTGCACGCGGACCGCGTGGGCGCGGCGTCGGCCGGCGGCCTGTTCTTCATGACCGTCGCGGTGCTGGACGCGTGCAGCGCCATCGCACCGTCGTGGCAGGCCTGGCGCGCGGCGACCGTGGCCGCGCACAGGCTGCAGGAGGTGGTGGCGCCGGCCACGACGGAGCGCGAGGTCACTGGCCTGCAGTCGCCGGCCGCGGAAGGCGCACTTGAGCTGCAGGATGTCGTGTTCGCCTGGCCGGGCACGGTGCGGCGCGTGCTCGATGGCGCCAGCCTCCGCATCGCAGCCGGCGAGCGCGTGCTGGTGGCCGGCGACAGCGGCGAAGGCAAGTCGTCGCTGCTGGCGCTGGTGCTGGGACTGCGGATGCCGCAGGCCGGACGCATCTCGTTCGCCGACGACGATCTGCAGTCGCTGGAACCGGCGCAATGGCATGCGCGCATCGCGTGGCTGCCGCAGGACGCCCCGGTGTTCTCCGGCAGCGTGCGCGAGAATCTGCACCTCGGCGATCCCGAAGCGGACGACGCGCGCCTGTGGCAGGTACTGGCACAGGTGAAGCTGGACGACCGTTTCCGCGCGACCGGACTGGATACCTGGGTCGGCGAGAACGGCGCCACGCTGTCCGCAGGCCAGTCGCGCCGGCTGGCGCTGGCGCGCGCACTATTGCGCGATGCGCCGCTACTGCTGCTCGACGAACCGACCGAGGGCCTCGACCAGGACACGGCGGACGCACTGATACGCGACCTCGCCGACGCAGCGAATGGACGCAGCGTGCTGATCATCAGCCATGCCGAACTGCCGGACGGCGTGGTGAACACGCGCTACCGGCTGCGCGATGGGCGGCTGGAACGCTGCCCGAAGACGTGTTCGGCAACGGCGTGA
- the cydD gene encoding thiol reductant ABC exporter subunit CydD: MSGDPIDAPTDTIATARLQALGDVARGPLRGAGALALLGGVLVLPQAALIALCLQRAFVDGEPSITLLPLLGALLATLLSRAGLGWASRRLADLAVERIRIDLRARIARGIVARGPVWVRSQQSGALAERMGAHVDALEGYFGGFVPLRAEVVGVPLAILLAVFFVDRTVGLVLLLTMPLVPVFMMLVGWGAQAASQRQLQALTRMGGRFADRLRGLGLIRLYGRGESELQGIRAAAEELRVRSLRVLRIAFLSSAVLEFFASLSVAMIALYLGLSYLGMLDLRGTPLTLGMGVFCLLLAPEFYAPLRRLATHYHDRAAALAAMDEIALVLDVDAPALSAGDGPRASGASLVSANGMALRHPASACDVLHDVTLQLQRGQHVALVGASGEGKSTLLEALAGWLPVHAGRLQRTPGLRIGYAPQRPFLFAGSLRDNLRMARPDASEAELEQAAEAAQVMRFAARLPEGLDTVTGERGFGLSGGEARRVALARVFLRDPDLLLLDEPTAFLDAATEAAVLQAIRHFATGRAVVLATHSAAARAAMTEVWQVRDGRLHIEGATA; this comes from the coding sequence ATGAGTGGAGATCCGATCGACGCGCCGACCGACACGATCGCAACGGCCCGCCTGCAGGCGCTGGGCGACGTGGCACGGGGTCCGCTCCGGGGTGCCGGCGCGCTGGCGCTGCTCGGCGGCGTGCTGGTGCTGCCGCAGGCCGCGCTGATCGCGCTGTGCCTGCAGCGTGCATTCGTCGACGGTGAACCGTCGATCACGCTGCTGCCCCTGCTCGGCGCGCTGCTGGCGACACTGCTGTCGCGCGCCGGCCTGGGCTGGGCCAGCCGCCGGCTCGCCGATCTCGCGGTCGAACGCATCCGCATCGACCTGCGTGCGCGGATCGCGCGTGGCATCGTCGCGCGCGGCCCGGTCTGGGTGCGCTCGCAGCAGAGCGGTGCGCTGGCCGAACGCATGGGCGCGCATGTGGATGCATTGGAAGGCTACTTCGGCGGCTTCGTGCCGTTGCGGGCGGAGGTCGTCGGCGTGCCGCTGGCGATCCTGCTCGCGGTGTTCTTCGTCGACCGCACCGTCGGCCTGGTACTGCTGTTGACGATGCCGCTGGTGCCGGTGTTCATGATGCTGGTCGGCTGGGGCGCGCAGGCGGCCAGCCAGCGCCAGCTGCAGGCGCTCACGCGCATGGGCGGGCGTTTCGCCGACCGCCTTCGCGGGCTGGGGCTGATCCGGCTGTACGGCCGCGGCGAGTCGGAACTGCAGGGCATCCGCGCCGCCGCCGAGGAACTGCGCGTGCGCAGCCTGCGCGTGCTGCGCATCGCCTTCCTGTCGTCGGCGGTGCTGGAGTTCTTCGCCTCACTCAGCGTGGCGATGATCGCGCTGTATCTCGGCCTGAGCTACCTGGGCATGCTGGACCTGCGCGGCACGCCGCTGACGCTGGGCATGGGCGTGTTCTGCCTGCTGCTGGCGCCGGAGTTCTACGCGCCGCTGCGGCGGCTGGCCACGCATTACCACGACCGAGCAGCGGCGTTGGCGGCGATGGACGAGATCGCCCTCGTGCTCGACGTCGACGCGCCTGCCCTGTCAGCCGGCGATGGCCCGCGAGCATCGGGGGCCTCGCTGGTCAGCGCGAACGGGATGGCGCTGCGCCATCCCGCCTCTGCGTGCGACGTGCTGCACGACGTCACGCTGCAGCTGCAGCGCGGCCAGCATGTCGCCCTGGTCGGCGCCAGCGGCGAGGGCAAGAGCACGCTGCTGGAAGCGCTGGCCGGGTGGCTGCCGGTGCATGCGGGTCGCCTGCAGCGCACGCCCGGCCTGCGCATCGGCTATGCGCCGCAGCGGCCGTTCCTGTTCGCCGGCAGCCTGCGCGACAACCTGCGCATGGCCAGGCCCGATGCCAGCGAGGCGGAGCTGGAGCAGGCCGCCGAGGCGGCGCAGGTCATGCGCTTCGCGGCGCGACTGCCGGAAGGACTGGACACGGTGACCGGCGAGCGCGGCTTCGGCCTGTCCGGTGGCGAAGCGCGGCGCGTGGCGCTGGCGCGCGTGTTCCTGCGCGATCCCGACCTGCTGCTGCTCGACGAACCCACCGCCTTCCTCGATGCCGCCACCGAAGCCGCCGTGCTGCAGGCGATCCGGCACTTCGCGACCGGTCGCGCCGTGGTGCTCGCCACCCACAGCGCCGCCGCCCGGGCGGCGATGACGGAGGTCTGGCAGGTGCGCGACGGCCGCCTGCACATCGAAGGGGCAACGGCGTGA